Proteins from a single region of Acanthochromis polyacanthus isolate Apoly-LR-REF ecotype Palm Island chromosome 11, KAUST_Apoly_ChrSc, whole genome shotgun sequence:
- the LOC110972471 gene encoding glutathione S-transferase A-like isoform X1: MAKDMTLLWGSGSPPCWRVQITLEEKQLQGYDHKRLFFEKMEHKSQEVLDINPRGQLPSFKHGNIIVNESYGACFYLESQFKNQGTKLIPDDTDQQALMYQRMFEGPTFYDKVLTVIYYEYFIPEGERHDSAVKRNKEALVTELNLWEGYLQKLGSGSYLAGPSFTLADVVVFPTIGYLFRFGLSAQRYPKLGEYYALVKERPSVKASWPPHWLENPKGDEDTLKDI, encoded by the exons ATGGCCAAGGACATGACTCTGCTGTGGGGCAGCGGTTCTCCTCCCTGCTGGAGGGTCCAGATCacgctggaggagaagcagctgcagggcTACGACCACAAACGGCTCTTCTTTGAGAAAATGGAGCACAAGTCCCAGGAAGTTCTAGATATAAACCCAAGGGGTCAG CTTCCATCTTTCAAACATGGAAACATCATCGTGAACGAATCCTACGGTGCCTGTTTTTACCTGGAG AGCCAGTTTAAAAACCAGGGAACCAAACTGATCCCAGATGACACCGACCAACAAGCTCTGATGTACCAGCGCATGTTTGAAGGTCCCACATTCTACGATAAAGTCC tTACCGTTATCTACTATGAATATTTCATCCCTGAAGGAGAGAGGCACGACTCAGCTGTGAAGAGAAACAAAGAGGCTCTGGTCACTGAGCTGAACCTCTGGGAAGGATACCTGCAGAAG ttgGGCTCTGGCTCTTACCTGGCGGGACCGTCGTTCACACTTGCCGATGTGGTTGTTTTTCCGACTATTGGTTATCTTTTCCGATTTGG GTTGTCTGCTCAGCGTTACCCTAAACTGGGAGAGTACTACGCTCTGGTGAAGGAGAGACCCAGCGTCAAAGCCAGCTGGCCTCCTCATTGGCTGGAGAACCCAAAGGGAGACGAGGACACCCTGAAGGACATCTGA
- the LOC110972471 gene encoding glutathione S-transferase A-like isoform X2, producing MAKDMTLLWGSGSPPCWRVQITLEEKQLQGYDHKRLFFEKMEHKSQEVLDINPRGQLPSFKHGNIIVNESYGACFYLESQFKNQGTKLIPDDTDQQALMYQRMFEGPTFYDKVRERHDSAVKRNKEALVTELNLWEGYLQKLGSGSYLAGPSFTLADVVVFPTIGYLFRFGLSAQRYPKLGEYYALVKERPSVKASWPPHWLENPKGDEDTLKDI from the exons ATGGCCAAGGACATGACTCTGCTGTGGGGCAGCGGTTCTCCTCCCTGCTGGAGGGTCCAGATCacgctggaggagaagcagctgcagggcTACGACCACAAACGGCTCTTCTTTGAGAAAATGGAGCACAAGTCCCAGGAAGTTCTAGATATAAACCCAAGGGGTCAG CTTCCATCTTTCAAACATGGAAACATCATCGTGAACGAATCCTACGGTGCCTGTTTTTACCTGGAG AGCCAGTTTAAAAACCAGGGAACCAAACTGATCCCAGATGACACCGACCAACAAGCTCTGATGTACCAGCGCATGTTTGAAGGTCCCACATTCTACGATAAAGTCC GAGAGAGGCACGACTCAGCTGTGAAGAGAAACAAAGAGGCTCTGGTCACTGAGCTGAACCTCTGGGAAGGATACCTGCAGAAG ttgGGCTCTGGCTCTTACCTGGCGGGACCGTCGTTCACACTTGCCGATGTGGTTGTTTTTCCGACTATTGGTTATCTTTTCCGATTTGG GTTGTCTGCTCAGCGTTACCCTAAACTGGGAGAGTACTACGCTCTGGTGAAGGAGAGACCCAGCGTCAAAGCCAGCTGGCCTCCTCATTGGCTGGAGAACCCAAAGGGAGACGAGGACACCCTGAAGGACATCTGA